The Ziziphus jujuba cultivar Dongzao chromosome 7, ASM3175591v1 genome includes a region encoding these proteins:
- the LOC107425704 gene encoding pentatricopeptide repeat-containing protein At2g13600 produces the protein MAKRGLLKQLVGDLSFLDSSPFAKLLDSCVRTKSAHDARRIHARIIKTQFSSEIFIQNRLIDVYGKCGCLDDARKMYDKMPDRNVFSGNSIITVLTKLGFLDEAVQIFESMPERDQCSWNSLVAGFAQHDHFEEALECLVEMRREDFMLNEYTFGSTLSACSGLRDLKMGTQIHALISKSPYSVHVYMGSALIDMYSKCGSTTCAQRVFDWMDEKNIVSWNSLISCYEQNGPASRALEVFGKMMDFGFEPDEVTLASVVSACASMSAINEGLQIHARVMKCDELRDDLILGNALVDMYAKCSRLNEARWVFDRMPMRNVVSETSMVSGYAKAASVKTARLMFTNMMERNVVSWNALISGYTQVGENEEALALFLLLKRESVWPTHYTFGNLLNACANLAELQLGRQAHTHVLKHGFRFQSGEEPDIFVGNSLIDMYMKCGSVEDGHRVFENMVERDCVSWNCMIVGYAQNGLGTEALRIFRKMLVSGEQPDHVTMIGVLCACSHGGLVEEGWHYFLSMTEEFCLVPLKDHYTCMVDILGRAGCLDEAKNLIEAMPMQPDDVVWGSLLAACKVHRNITLGKYVAEKLLEFEPKNSGPYVLLSNMYAELGRWGDVVRTRKRMRQQGIIKQPGCSWIEIQGHVNVFTVKDKRHPRRKEIYLLLKSLVRQMKRAGYIPYAFGHEVDEEYSDSEFTSCYTMNTPQYTVAGY, from the coding sequence ATGGCAAAGCGTGGATTGCTCAAGCAACTTGTTGGTGACCTCTCCTTCCTCGACTCCTCACCCTTTGCCAAGCTCTTGGATTCTTGCGTCCGCACAAAGTCGGCACACGATGCACGCCGTATCCATGCCCGTATCATCAAGACCCAGTTTTCGTCTGAGATTTTTATACAGAATAGGCTTATTGATGTGtatggaaaatgtggttgcttgGATGATGCACGGAAGATGTATGATAAAATGCCTGACAGGAATGTTTTTAGTGGGAACTCCATTATAACTGTGTTAACAAAATTGGGGTTTCTTGACGAGGCTGTGCAGATTTTTGAATCAATGCCCGAACGTGATCAATGCTCTTGGAATTCATTGGTTGCGGGATTTGCTCAGCATGATCACTTTGAAGAAGCTTTGGAATGTCTTGTTGAGATGCGTAGAGAAGATTTTATGCTTAATGAATACACGTTTGGTAGTACTCTTAGCGCTTGCTCAGGGTTGAGAGATTTAAAAATGGGTACCCAAATCCATGCTTTAATATCGAAATCTCCCTACTCTGTTCATGTTTATATGGGGTCTGCCCTAATTGATATGTACTCTAAATGTGGTAGTACAACTTGTGCACAAAGAGTTTTTGATTGGATGGATGAGAAGAACATTGTTTCTTGGAATAGCTTGATTAGTTGTTACGAGCAGAATGGTCCAGCAAGTAGAGCTCTAGAAGTTTTCGGGAAGATGATGGATTTTGGTTTTGAACCAGATGAAGTCACATTAGCCAGTGTGGTAAGTGCATGTGCAAGCATGTCGGCAATAAATGAAGGTCTGCAAATTCATGCCCGTGTTATGAAATGTGATGAGTTAAGAGATGATCTCATTTTAGGCAATGCATTGGTTGATATGTATGCGAAATGCAGTAGGCTAAATGAAGCTAGATGGGTTTTTGATAGGATGCCAATGAGGAATGTGGTCTCAGAAACCTCCATGGTAAGCGGCTATGCCAAGGCAGCAAGTGTAAAAACTGCAAGGTTAATGTTTACAAATATGATGGAAAGGAATGTAGTGTCTTGGAATGCACTTATTTCAGGGTACACACAAGTTGGGGAAAATGAAGAGGCACTTGCACTcttcctcctcttgaaaagagAATCTGTTTGGCCAACCCACTACACATTTGGGAATCTCCTTAATGCTTGTGCAAATCTTGCTGAGCTGCAGCTTGGCAGGCAGGCTCACACACATGTcttgaaacatggatttcgttTCCAGTCTGGGGAAGAGCCTGATATTTTTGTTGGGAATTCTCTAATTGATATGTACATGAAATGTGGATCAGTTGAAGATGGGCATAGAGTTTTTGAAAATATGGTGGAAAGAGATTGTGTCTCATGGAATTGTATGATTGTTGGGTATGCACAAAATGGTCTTGGAACTGAAGCTCTCAGAATATTCAGAAAAATGTTAGTGTCTGGGGAGCAACCAGATCATGTGACCATGATTGGTGTCTTATGTGCTTGTAGCCATGGAGGGCTGGTTGAAGAGGGGTGGCACTACTTTCTCTCAATGACGGAGGAGTTCTGTTTGGTACCATTGAAGGATCATTACACATGTATGGTGGATATACTTGGTCGAGCTGGTTGCCTTGATGAAGCAAAGAATTTAATAGAAGCAATGCCAATGCAGCCCGATGATGTTGTCTGGGGATCGTTGCTAGCTGCATGTAAAGTTCATCGTAACATTACCTTAGGGAAGTATGTGGCAGAGAAACTTTTAGAATTCGAGCCTAAGAATTCTGGACCTTATGTTCTTCTCTCAAACATGTATGCTGAGCTTGGAAGATGGGGTGATGTTGTTAGGACAAGGAAGCGAATGAGACAACAAGGAATTATCAAGCAGCCAGGTTGCAGTTGGATTGAAATACAAGGGCATGTAAATGTTTTCACGGTCAAAGACAAGAGGCATCCCAGAAGAAAAGAAATCTATTTGCTTCTCAAGTCACTCGTACGACAAATGAAGCGAGCTGGATACATCCCGTATGCTTTTGGTCATGAGGTTGATGAGGAATATAGTGACTCTGAATTTACTTCATGTTACACAATGAATACACCACAATATACTGTTGCTGGATATTAA
- the LOC107425705 gene encoding ABC transporter G family member 5 has translation MKTDRETASSMKKQGCEIEAIGINYKIHNKNKNHCSFKILTKEPHPLHNHIQAVDPEPEPEPEDVHHQQASKLDQKVQEPSFSHGVRHVLKDVDCRAKPWEILAIVGPSGAGKSSLLEILAGKLTPQSGSIFVNEKPVDKAQFNKTSGYVTQKDTLFPLLTVEETLMFSAKLRLRVPPHQLSSKVKSLMEELGLSHVAGTRVGDERVRGISGGERRRVSIGLDVIHDPKVLILDEPTSGLDSTSALQIIDMLKTMAETRGRTIILSIHQPGFRIVKLFNSILLLADGSVLHHGTVDQLGLNLRLMGLELPLHVNVVEFAIDSIETIQQSQQALHQETLPQLPSSTTQHKKGDKFTLQQLFHQSKVIDEEIISSGIDFPQDFANSRLRETVILTHRFSKNIFRTKELFACRTIQMLISGLVLGSIFYDLKDDLTGTEEKVGLFAFILTFLLSCTTEALPIFLQEREILMKETACGSYRVSSYAIANGLVYLPFLLILAILFTIPLYWLVGLNHNFMAFLHFLLLIWLILYTANSVVVCFSALVPNFIVGNSIISGVMGSFFLFSGYFISKHGIPKYWIFMHYISLFKYPFEGFLINEFSKSGKCLEYLFGKCMVTGEDVLREEGYGEESRWRNVMVMVSFILVYRFISYVILRFRCTQKGLKDALL, from the coding sequence ATGAAAACAGACAGAGAAACAGCTTCTTCAATGAAGAAACAAGGCTGTGAGATTGAGGCAATTGGAATCAATTACAAGATccacaacaaaaacaaaaatcattgttcttttaagaTCTTGACCAAAGAGCCACACCCCCTCCATAATCATATTCAAGCAGTTGATCCAGAGCCAGAGCCAGAACCAGAAGATGTTCATCATCAGCAAGCCTcaaaacttgatcaaaaagtaCAAGAACCAAGCTTCAGCCATGGAGTCAGGCATGTCCTAAAGGACGTGGACTGCAGAGCAAAACCATGGGAAATCCTCGCGATTGTCGGTCCAAGTGGCGCTGGGAAATCATCTCTGCTGGAAATCCTAGCTGGGAAACTCACCCCACAAAGCGGTTCAATCTTTGTCAATGAGAAACCAGTAGACAAAGCTCAGTTCAACAAGACTTCTGGCTATGTCACACAGAAAGATACCCTTTTTCCTCTGCTTACAGTGGAAGAAACACTAATGTTTAGCGCCAAGCTAAGGTTGAGGGTTCCTCCGCATCAACTAAGCTCCAAGGTGAAGTCTCTCATGGAAGAACTCGGCTTGAGTCATGTCGCCGGAACTCGTGTTGGAGATGAAAGAGTTCGAGGCATTTCTGGCGGCGAAAGGCGGCGAGTTTCCATTGGACTGGATGTCATTCATGATCCTAAAGTACTAATTCTCGATGAACCAACTTCAGGCCTCGACAGTACTTCTGCACTTCAGATCATAGATATGCTGAAAACCATGGCGGAAACCAGAGGGCGAACTATAATTCTGAGTATTCATCAGCCCGGGTTTAGGATCGTGAAGTTGTTCAACTCAATTCTTTTGCTGGCAGATGGTTCCGTTTTACACCATGGGACAGTGGATCAACTGGGTTTGAATCTAAGGCTTATGGGTCTGGAGCTTCCTCTTCATGTAAACGTTGTCGAATTCGCCATCGACTCGATCGAAACCATTCAACAATCTCAGCAAGCTCTTCACCAAGAAACGCTTCCACAATTGCCTTCCTCAACTACACAGCACAAGAAAGGAGATAAGTTCACTCTGCAGCAGCTCTTCCACCAATCCAAGGTCATTGATGAAGAAATCATCAGTTCGGGAATTGATTTTCCTCAAGACTTCGCAAATTCGAGGTTGAGAGAAACAGTGATTCTCACTCATAGATTCTCAAAGAACATTTTCCGAACCAAAGAACTTTTTGCATGCAGGACCATCCAGATGTTAATCTCGGGGCTTGTCTTGGGATCCATCTTTTATGATCTTAAGGATGATTTAACAGGCACTGAAGAAAAGGTTGGTCTATTTGCTTTCATTCTAACTTTTCTGTTATCTTGCACTACTGAAGCTTTACCAATCTTTCTTCAAGAGAGGGAGATCCTGATGAAAGAGACAGCTTGTGGGAGTTACAGAGTTTCTTCTTATGCAATTGCCAATGGATTAGTTTATTTGCCATTTCTACTCATTTTGGCAATCTTGTTCACAATTCCGCTATACTGGCTCGTTGGATTGAACCACAATTTCATGGCCTTCCTACATTTCTTGCTGTTAATCTGGTTGATATTATATACAGCAAACTCAGTTGTGGTATGTTTCAGTGCTTTAGTGCCTAATTTCATAGTTGGAAACTCTATTATTTCTGGTGTTATGGGATCTTTCTTTCTGTTCTCTGGCTACTTCATATCAAAACATGGAATTCCAAAATACTGGATTTTCATGCATTATATATCTCTGTTCAAGTATCCATTTGAAGGGTTTCTGATAAATGAGTTCTCAAAGTCAGGGAAGTGTCTGGAGTACTTGTTTGGGAAATGTATGGTTACAGGGGAAGATGTTCTTAGAGAAGAAGGATATGGTGAAGAAAGCAGGTGGAGGAATGTGATGGTGATGGTGTCCTTCATTTTGGTTTACAGGTTTATTTCTTATGTAATTCTTAGATTTAGATGCACCCAGAAGGGATTAAAGGATGCCCTTCTTTAG